The Carassius auratus strain Wakin unplaced genomic scaffold, ASM336829v1 scaf_tig00216192, whole genome shotgun sequence sequence gACCTGTTTGAGGTGAAGGTCACGTATCACTGCGTGGTGTCCGGGAATCAGACTTACAGATCCAGCACAGATCTTGCTTCCTTCTTGCATGGCAATCAGGATGAAAGCAGTCAGAGAGGCATCGGCGTCTTTTCCACGTACGTTACCCTGCATTTGACATGTACTCAAATAAGAAGATGTTGTATAATGACATAACAAGACTGCTGGGGTGCTTCTGAAAAATATGCAGAGCTATGTGTGCTACACACAGCCAGAAACAGCTCACAGTTTGGCACACTTTCACATGTTGCAACACGCTCTCACTCCCAACTTTTCAAATATTAATGCTTGGTCAGTGCTCCTTGGTGTTGCATTTTGAAGCTAAATGTACACCTTTAGCATCACTTTTCAACACGCATGGTCCTCCATTGGTTTCAGCTGTTTGTCTTTATTTAATGGTTTGCATGcattggtaaatatatatatatatatataatgtacccAATTATGAACAATATAATGCATGTAGcaggcaaataaaaataaaatgtaaaaaaaagtacactGACAGGTATTTGTTGCAAAATTTTACCATAGAAAAGgagtataaaacattacaaacattcCAAGTCTTCTAAAGCGTGAAGAAGAGAGTAAAACATAAGATTTTAATCGCTGAAAATCAACGAGCTCACATCTCATTAAAAAAGATACTCCAATCCTCTAGCATACAAGAGCCAACAGCATTTCACAACCAAGGCTTTTTCTGGCAGCATTTTAGTGAAAGTGTTGGCAGGGCAAGTAAAAATTAGAACCACTGTCCTTTCGTGCTGAGACCTGCATGATGTATTCTGCATAAAGCCATGACTTTCAGATTACTGGAGGCATCTACCTGTTGATTGTACTTGATTTATGGCCTTTTTCACCTTTATTTTGATAGGACAGTAGGAAATAATGTGAGACGATAGTAGGAAACAGGCCCAGGAGAGGACCACAAGCTGGGAATCGCCAGAGTGCAACATATCTGACATTTGTGCATTATTTTCGAAGTGTCATTTTgctgaattttttgtttttaacttacAACCATCTCGCTGTGATACGCAGGTGCATCTTCTTTAAATGTGCCGTCTGCCAGCTGTTTTTTTGTGGCCAGCCAGTTGAGGGCACTGCAGATCACATTCTCCTCTATGACAATCAGATCACTGGCCATTGCGAACACTTTAGCCACATATGCTGTCAGCCTGTAAATAGACGCAAGAGAGGAAGCCAACTTCGGCATAGTACAAgaaaaatgcaagaaaaacaaTCATTATCTCTAAATAAGATGCATTATTTCACCATGTGCTACTCGGCACGTGTAACCAGGCACCGTACGACCCATCAGCTTTACGGAAGGTCAACTCCCGCTGATAACCTTGACCGGAAGAACAAATTAATGACATAGTGAGGAACACTCAGCTAGAACACTAACAATCGGGGGAACATTAAAAGGGTATGTCGAGGGTGGTCAGCTGACCTGTTCTGATATGGTTAACAGCTTCATTACGGCGCTCCATACCAACACCCTCCCACTGCTTTGTGTTGTCCAGGTAATGAGTGGCAATGAGAGGTAGAGTCATATAAATCATGTTCTGCTCTCCACATCCACTGGGCTGAACAATGAGCTGACCCATAAACTGTCCACTGATGGCCTGCTCGACTGTCTGTGTTATCTCCTCACCTGCAAACATGGAAGGTAACTGACTGCGACTGGGGTTTTTAGGTCATATTGACACCAGTCCTGTTGGTGCAAACCCTGTATGAACTGATATACccagggccctatgatttccataTCCAGAATTGTGGAATGAAGACAGAATTTACTGTGGAATGTCACAGAAGTTGGCAAATTTTGGATGAGTAAATCAAAAGTAGTGCTGTACAATTAATCAAACATGATACGGAGCAGTGTctgttaaaatgaaagtgaaaaaaagacaGAGTTCATCTACTACACACACTGAGCTGCTGTGAGAGTCACATCACCAGCATTTAACCATttcaattgaaaataaaaatacatctatGTTTGCCAAAATATAAAAggaatgtttacatttttgtttgattgCATTTTAAAAGGTTAATTAAATCGATAATATTTTACACCTCCTTTGTTTGACACACTTTTTGATGACACATTTTTAGAATTTGAATTCAGAAAAAGAAATATGTTGTTGTAAACATTATTTGAATGTtatgtttacattacattatgtttgttttataactCCAAAGTTGTATGAATTCAGTGATCTATTATCAATATAATTAACTTTTAATTGATagcaataattaaattaaacataatttagaaaaataaaataaaaaatataaacatgggAGTTGGGGAAACAATTCATAGGGCGACCTAAAATTTAATTTTGGTCAAATTAATCATAATATAATGAAGTAGACATGTTTTTTTACAACTAAaatgtaaccattaaaaaaaaaaaaaaaggaatttgggaaaaaaataaaagggaTTTCATGTTTGGCCCCATATGCTTCAGAGAAGGACAGTGCAATGAGATTTTCACCTATCACTGTGATCACTGTGTTAGCAGGTGTGTTCGGAACCTTTCGGCGCGGGATGTCGCTCCTCATAGCCACGACCTGCGTGCCGCCTGTTCAGTCAAGAGGACaggtgtttaaatatattcatattcagtgtcacattcgGTGTCTGTAAAGAAGCTGCACCTGGATGCTCGGATGGGTTGATCTGCACAATTTTCTCCCGGACTTCAGTCCGCACACCTTCAGGCTGAAAGAAAGACGGACACAAATGCAACTTGGTGAAGACATTgaaaaatctcaaaataaattgtCTGAAGATCGTTCATGATTGACTCCTGCAGAAACCCCCAGAGCAATCCTCTAAACGTTGACTTGGCAGACTCACCACCACCTTCAGATTCTTTCTAATTGCATCATTGCGATTCGAGCTGTATGCTTCCACTGAGATCCACTGCTCTCTCAGCTCCATGGGGATGATGATGAGGGGAACGGCTATGGAGGACATGGAGCCAACAGAAACCGTTACCCTGCCTTTCTGTTTTTTGCTGGCACTGCTGCAAACACCCTCCGATGTCTTAAATCTAATATTTGTCTGGAACAAGACAAAAAAAGATCTTTAGCACGTGGAGAAACTGCCCTGTACAGTTAAACCTTGTAAATGCATGACATATTTAACAGAGTTCAAGGCAGAGGCCAAAACTgatcatactgtatatatgaactTTGATGAAGCTTCTGATATTTGAGCAAAATTAAGATGAAATACTGATGCtggtaatgtaaatcaatgagatctttataacagtatagcaGATAATTATATACATTCATCTATCACTGCATATTTCCAAATAATATGCCTGAAATGCTTAGTTTTCTGATCAAAACTCTGTAGTTTAAAAACATATTATGCAATATAACACACATACTTTCAGCTTCTGATTGCTGTAGTTGTGAAGAACAGCCTTTATTTCCAGTTGTTCATTGCGCACCACCGAATAAGGCATCTTCAGGTCGATAAAAAAGTCTTTCCTAACAGTGATCTCATAAGGATCAGCCACACATATTCCTGCAAGGAAACAAAGGGAGCGTCAAAgaacaataattattaataaataagcgAACAAGAGCATCTTTTTACCAAGGGTCTTGGACAGGCTGATGGCTGTGATCTGCCAGGTTGTGATGGAGTCTTTCAGGAATATTCCAGTTCTTAACGTAGATGTTTCAGTGCtaagcacacacaaaaacattcataCCAGTCCCTCAAAGATTTTGCAAACAAATATCACTATGCCACATTATTTTGCTCACCGCCATTTTTCATTTGTGGATCTGCATTCAAATTAATAGTGGATCATCTGATAAAACTGTGTCTGATATTGCCATTTTCTTGAAAGAACAACATCTTGGTTCCCACAAAAggttcatgttttattatttgtaaacaatATCATAAATGGTTTGCTCACCACATCCGGTTTTGTGGACAAGAAGGAAGATCAATCTCCTCCCAAAGCCAGCTTTCAGGAAACTGTGTGCGTACCATCACATCTCCTAGTTCCTCATCAAAATCATCTTCTTCACCTGaacaggaaacaaacaaacaaagagtagtcactactattcaaaagtctggggtcagtaagtttcttttttgctttgttttgttttgttttttaagcaaGGGCACATTACATTGTTGAAAAGTGATTGTAAAAACacttacattgttacaaaagatttctttttaaaataaatgtttgaactttttattaaagaatccttcaaaataaaatgtatcacattaataataagaaatgtttcttgaacagcatattagaatgttttctgaaggatcatgtgacaccgaaaatacagctttgcatcagaaatcatttacattgttacaaatttacatgaaaaactgttattttatgaATTCAAATTTAAGCTACGTGAAGTATTAGATGCAAGTGCAATGCAAGTGATGTTATTAAagcaattcatacatttattctCTGGTGAGATGTAATAAAGCACTCACAAACTTTACTACAGTTTCTATATATTATCATAATGTGTAAATGCAATTTAGCATGAAAAAGCAATGAAGAAGCATTTAAAAGTTGCATAAAGTAGATAGCTAATTCTCTTTCTGAAATCATGAGGCTAAAATCTCACTGCGTGCCAGAAGAAACTCTTTCTCTCCGAAGCCATTCGCCTGCCGTTTCAACTCCTTGCAGCAGTGCAGGAAAGCATTTATACATTCCTTTCCATCTTGGATGAATGAAGCCCGCCGTTCACAGGAGTAGCCGAGTTCATTCTCCTGGAATCCGTCCACACAGCATACCTTCTGTTCGCCAGAGTACTGACCAGCTGAGAAGACAATGTTAGTGTAGAAACAATAAGGACAGAAGAAGAAAAGCATATAAAGGGCTTCCTTACCCAGCGTAGTGGTGACCTGCAAAAGACTCTGTGCTCTGCGTTTTCTCTTAGATGGGACAGGGCACTTATTATCTACAAGAACATGACAGATATGTGTGGGAATATGACAGCACTGACACCTCAATTTCCGCTAAATTAACTGTTCAAGTACATGTTCTGATGTTGGTTCCTCCTGCAGAGCTGGACTCAAACATCAGACCTGCGTCAATGAAAACCCCCATATTGTCCCTCCCTCCTCCTGCTGTACAGCCGGTGTCATGCTTCTCTATGATGTCCCAGATCTAAAGAAACAAAGATACCAGCTCATTTTAAGTCTGAAACCAGGTTTTTGTACGTAAGGTTAATTACCTTTGTCTGAGTGAGTCTGTTCTTGTTGTTAAGGACATAGACACCCTTATCTACAGCGACCAGCCCGACTTTAGCTCCAGGGTCTCCAGTGATTTTCAAGCTGATCTGATCTCCTGGGCCATATTGTGTCGGGTCCTTCACCTCGACTTTGAGCTGTGATTAAAAACAGTAAGAACATGCTTATAAATGATGATGGTTATTACAGGCACTCATCATGCTTATGGTTTCTGGGTTCACTCACCGTTCCCATGCAGGTGTCCTTCATGTCTATCCAGACTGAGTCAGACACCACCTCAGACGAGCCCACATGATAATAAGCCACAAAGCGGAAGGACGGCACCATTTCTTTGGTTACAGGCAGAGACAGAGCCACTAAAGACTGTCCTGTCAACTTAAACCTGTTCACTTTAACAATCTGACCTTTACTTAAGATCTGTGGGAATAATGACAAATGCAGGCAGTATGAATTACATTAATAGATTTGTATATTTCTTATATTCACTGTTTTAGaaagtttgttgtttttctcCTATATGTAAtctgtattcattttaattagagTTATTTTAGGATTTTAGTACAGagtaaactaaatgtttttttttttttttttaatggttttatttggaGTTAACTGTAATGACTTTGCCAGCTACACATTTGAAAAATAGTTAGGTACaatttaatacacaaaataaactacaaaacagCAAGTAAGGTGTCAAGCACAAGAAAGACAAAATTAGATTAAGCATTGCAGCGAGCATCAGACCAACTGCAACAATGAGTAATTAAAGATATTATTTGATGATTTTGGTCAAAAAAGGTGAAATATCATGAATGCAATCACCAGTAATATGATTTAATGGTTAAACATTTTCACCAAGGTGACGCTGTTACTAAATTGATGTGCTGTGCTCAGTGATATGTGAATATAGCCCTATTTGCACAGAATTAGTATAATCTGGGTTCCTTGTGTGATTTTGAAATTACCCCCCACATCTGAATTTCATGTGGTGCATTCGCACATGATAAGTGAAGCCTGTGATTTTACTCAAATTTAATGACTTATCTCCTGGATACGATGTCAAGGCTTTAAGAGTCCATATTTATAATCCGGttagatggattttttttttttttaagaaataaactaataTAGTTTCGCACCAtgtgtcatttacattttaccaggttaaaataatatctcaagctctattcttaatttatttgaaacacattaACCTCAAAACCTTTTCAGCTCTCTTTTTCTGCAAATTGTATAGTCTAGCGATATGACAGCACCCAAAATATAATCAAACAACGCAGCTCCATTCTTcgcaaaataaaaactttgaaaaatgaTATACGACCTGCCAAATGCTGGCCAAATCACACAGATGCTGATTCCCAAGGGACTAATATCATCACAGGACCTCTGTGTCAGGCAAAATATGGTAGGTCATTTGCGGTggaatttttactttacaaattgcATGGGTGATTCGCACGGGATTATGATCACAGATAACCTCCGCAAATTATTAGAAATGACTAGAGGTCACTACTAATCCCGTGTGAATAGCACTAATGTCACAAAATAAAGACTGGTGTCAATATATGAAAGCTTTTAGTTTTCATATAGCAGTTTttcaaagaaaatctaaatggtGAACAGTAAATTCCatttaaagctaaattaaatgtattttgaaacacaccatgaaaaatgtgttattaaccacccagaaaaataaaaaataaaataaaataaaaacggcaagaaaatgaaataagataGCAAAATATTGGGGGCGTGACTACTGTCTGCGCTAAAACAATGTCCACCAACGGGACTGCCTCCTCTCTCAGCTGTCAAATACCTCTCCTACCTGAATGGATGCTCCCTCTAGCAGTTTAACTGACTTTACATAGCCGACTGTTCTGTAAATTACGACAACCAGGTAATTTGCATTACGTGAGGAAGGGATAGCTAGCTAGCAAACTGTGGACTGTAGTAACTAACGGTAGTGAGAGTAACATGCAATTGACGGGTGAACTACTAATGCTAATGTGCTCCTGTAATTATATGTTGGGGAGGGATCATGCTCAGTGGCTCCAGTACCTCGTCAAGACACGATTTCaggcccaaaaatgaaaaaaacaataaaaaataaaataaaaataaaattaatggtCTAACTACACATTTCAGTACTACATAGTACTACATAACAACTAGGATGCAAACAAAGTAACACATGTGAGTGATGAGTGATTTTTGTCATGTGTTTCTCACCATATAAGTGAAATCCTGGTTTTTCACTCCAGGGCTGTTTCCTAGATTCAGATTGACTTTCATTTGATCACCGATCTGAAGCTCTGCGGCATCAATGCCGATGTGCAGGTAGTTGTTGGAGCCGCCTTTCGGCTTGTAGGCCTGAGCCGTCATCTTGTTCTCCGCCTGCTGTTCGTCGCTTAATTGTGGGTCTTTGGTCTTTGCCTGGACACAATCATATTGATTTAGttggtttacaatttttttttacaagccaACAAGACTTTGACCTTTTTAAATTAACCTTACTGTGATCTCCAGTGTAGAAGATCCTCCTGGAGTGTTGACAGTAACTTTCGTAATGCCATTGTCTCTTGTTCGACCTTTGACCCCTCCAGGATTGACTTCCACTTCCACATTTTTAGCAGGAGTTTGGTCAGGATTTGTTACATAGACCTTAATAAGAAATACAAAAGAAACATTAACCAATACCGTCATGTATCATAGCTCAGCGGAGGTGAGTATGATCCCATTCTTAAATTTCTAGTGATTTTTTCATACCGAGACGTCGAAGGGCATTCCAGGTTTGAAGAAGTGTGGTGTTTTTTTGAAGTGGATGGTGTATGGTGATGTCACTATCTGAATGCCTTTCTTATTTGCTTCTACCATTTCACTGCctgaaacacatacacacacacacacacaaacatagtcATCAGTCGTTTTTCTGAGGTGTAATAAACCTTTTGTCTCGTCTCCTTTTGTGCTGGTATAATATAAAAACCTTCCAGCAACTCTCAACTATCAAATCCAACTCTCAATCCACCAAACTCTGAGTTCGGCTCTTACCAGTTTCTGTTAAAACACTGGCTGAAATGTAGAGAGATTTTCCAACTAGCTGCTGGATGTCTGGGAAGTTCTCCTTGATCATTTGTCTTTTCAGCTCGGCCTCTCCTTCTCCATCAATTATCTACAGAGAGACAAACAGCAACATCACGTCCCTGTacagtagtttttgctattttataaaagttatatttgaaataattgaactattttattaattattttatataacgttaaagatttttattattttataaaattatcttttactttttatattttatgaaatttttactcatctttactgttttaaaataatggtcACACACCTCCCATTGCAATCACTTCAGAAATATTTGTatacttttttattcatttatttattttgaggttAAGAGGTTACATTAGCGTTGCAATATGAATTGCACATCTAATGTCTGTTGCTTAATACAAACAAAACGGCATAAAATTCACAATGAAACAGCAGAAAGAATTCACAGCACTACACTTTCCCCACATTAGGATATGTTACAGCCTTATTCCAAAAAGGATTAAATTCATTATCTTCCTCAAAATTCTACAAACAATACCCCATaatgacaatttaaaaatgattttgtttgaaatcttagcaaattgataaaaaaaaaaacaggtcccACAGTTaccagtgcatgtcagagcaaaaaCCAAGCCATGAAGTCCAATTAATCGTCTGTAGACCTCCAAGAAAGGATTGCATCGAGGCAAAGGTCTGGGGAAGAGTTCAGAAAAAACGTCTGCAGTATTGAAGGTCCCAATGAGAACAGTGGCCTACATCATCTGTAAATGGAAAAATTTTGGAACCACCAGGAATCTTCCTAGAGCAGGCCGGCCGACCAAACTGAGCGATAGCGGGGAAAGGCCTTGGTCACTCTGACAGAGCTCCAGTGTTTCTCTGTGGAGAGAGGAGAACCTTCCAGAAAAACAACCATCTCTACCGCACTCCACCGATCAGGCCTGCATGGCAGAGTGGCCAGACAGAAGCCACTTCTCAGTGAGAGGCACATGACAGCCCACTTGGAGTTTCCCAAAAGGGACCTGAAGGATTCTCAGACCTTGAGAAAAACAAAGTAGAACTCAAGCGTCATGTGTGGAGGAAATCAGGCACAGCCCATCACCTGGCCAATACCATCCCTACAGTGGAGCATGGTGGTGCCAGGATCATGCTGTGGGTGTTCAGCGGCAGGAATTGGGAGAAGgatcgagggaaagatgaatgcagcAATGTTCAGAGAAATCCTTGATAAAAACCTGCTCCAGAGCACTCTGGACCTCAGACTGGGACAAAGGTTCATCTTCCATCAGGACAAAGACACTAAGCACACAGCCAAGATAACAAAGGAGTGTTTATgggacaactctgtgaatgtccttgagtgggCCAGCCAGAGCCCAGATTTGAACCCGATTGAACATCATGGGGAGATCTAAAAATGGCTGTGCACCAACACTCCCCATCCAACCTGATGGAGTTTGAGAGGTCCTGCAAAGATGAATGGGTGGAACTGCCCAAAAATAGGAGTGCCAAGCTTGCAGCATACTCAAAAAGACTCAAGGCTGTAATTGATGCAAAAGGTGATTAAACTAAGTATTGAGCAAAGGCTGGGAATACTTTTGTgcatgtgattattattattattattattattattattattattattatatatatatatatattttttttttatgaatttgcaAATATTTCAAACAGACTTCTTTCACATTGTCATTATGGGGTATTGCTTGTAGAATTTTGaggaaaataatgattttaagttttttttgaaaaaaaaaaacaaaatgtggaAAAAGTGAAGGGCTCTGAATACTTTTCGGATGTACTGTATGTTGAACCACAAACATGTAAGTATTGCCTTTGGCTCCAAGTTGTGCATTGCATGGGActataattaataaagttataaatCTCAGCTCTCTCTGAACTCACCTGAACCTTTTGCAGAGAGGCAGCAATGCTGATCCTCTTCTCATTGTCTACCACACCAAACACCACAAATGCAGTTCCTCTCACCTTATTACCAAAGAGGTACCTAACAAAACCAATATACACATCAAACACTTGAGAACATCCCTTGTGATAAATCTTTAAATAACTAGTTTGGACACAGAAATAAAGTATGTATAAGATATGCAATAATTATAGACTAGAGTGTTATAGATTAGTGTGCACAGCAAAAcagttaaataattatttttcatacttAGCTGATACGTCCACTGTCAGCGAGGGCTCATTCACGTAGAAAAAAGGTTTGCGTGGATTTAAAGTCACTTCAAAGCTTGGCAGCactacaaaaatacaacaaatgttcAGCCATTCTTCAATATTTCCTACAGCCTTACCAACATAATTGGTTCTCGAGAAGACACAGTTAACATACCATATTCCATAACCTCAAATTCAGTGGTGAAGTTCTTTTGCggtgtgtttgtgtactttgCGATCAACTTCCAAATCCCAAAGCTTCAAAACAGAATGTGCATAATACACAAGAGTCTGACTAACAGAGAGTACCTTTATTGGGACAGTCTGTAGTTCACGGATCAATCTTAACTGAATGGTGCACTTTAACAGTAAACAAACCTGGCAAGTTCAGGTAAAGCAAAGGTTTCGGTCCTAATGCCCTGCCTTGGCTGGAATTGATCTCTGTCCAGTGTGATGCCTTGAGGATTCttgttaaacataaaaaaaaaaaaaaaaaaatcagttgttgTTCGTTTTATGCAGTATTCAATGATGGGGCAATTTTGGTGGTAGTTACAGCACACGTGATGGGGTTCAGTTATTTAATGTAGTGATGCACCGAAAATTTGCCAACTGAAAATATTTGACCGACAAATAAttttcagtttggtctgaagCAGTTTTGGAGGGCCAAAATCATTGCCCAAAATAGTGATGTTAAATTTGCACTTCTCTAATGCTGCCTTTAGTTTTCAATTAAGAAAAAACTTTCGGTGCATCAATAATTTCATCTATGCTATTATAtactgaacagcattcatttgcaTACCATGATATCGACCGAGATGGAAACTCCATCAAATGGATGTTGATCAGGAGTCAAGGAGAAGATCCTGTAATTaactggaaaatatatatatatatatattttcaaatatcacTATGTGTGCTAaagctttattttatgtaaaagtcTATGCATATGGTGACAGCAAAAGTCATGTTTACACAGCTGAGAAATATATCTAGTTTTCTGCAAGTTTCcttcatataatttaaaaggaTGTATATGCGATTCTCTGTTGTTTTATTGTCACagaaatcatattttatatatatataattagaatattcaGGATTACAGCACCGAATggaacaacatgtttttttttaaaccattttaaagaaTTTTGCGTTGAAAGCCAATTAAAAACTCAATCATACCTGTGCTATCAGGTGTGTAGATGGGCTTGTCTGTTTGTACAAATATATATCCGGTCTGGAATGAGACCATGACCACTTTCTCCAGAGTGGTGGATGGAAACTGGGCTTGCAGATACACATACTGCTTCTCCAGAGGATCGTCAGTGAAGAACTTCTGATCATCAGGGATCTGCAGAACAGATAATCAATCAGCTTAAATTAtatctgataataaaataatgggAAGTAGACATAACTGCACTCTCACCTTTATATCTGTAAAGATCTGGAAACTGTTGGCTGCAGTCAGTGTCACTGATTTAGAGAGTATCTCCAGGTTCTTCTTCGGGTAGTTCTTTACTATGATCCTCACATTCAGGTTTCCACCAGAGTAATCCTGAGCCTCCACAAACACGTTCTCTAAGGAACCCACCCTCAGCAAATTAGGAGCTGACAGAACATACCTGATGAGATGATATGTTAAGATTTACATTTGTCTATATCTCAAGAAGGATTTTCGTGAatttcagaaatgaaaaaaaaagaaaagaaaaatgaatgtaCTTACAGTGGGTCACATAATGTAAGCAAAGGGAAGCAAAGAAAGACGACAGTCCGCGTCACTACATCCACATGCATCATGTTCATCTTCTAGCTGCAAAAGTAACTAGAAGCAGAGC is a genomic window containing:
- the LOC113097362 gene encoding complement C3-like, coding for MNMMHVDVVTRTVVFLCFPLLTLCDPLYVLSAPNLLRVGSLENVFVEAQDYSGGNLNVRIIVKNYPKKNLEILSKSVTLTAANSFQIFTDIKIPDDQKFFTDDPLEKQYVYLQAQFPSTTLEKVVMVSFQTGYIFVQTDKPIYTPDSTVNYRIFSLTPDQHPFDGVSISVDIMNPQGITLDRDQFQPRQGIRTETFALPELASFGIWKLIAKYTNTPQKNFTTEFEVMEYVLPSFEVTLNPRKPFFYVNEPSLTVDVSAKYLFGNKVRGTAFVVFGVVDNEKRISIAASLQKVQIIDGEGEAELKRQMIKENFPDIQQLVGKSLYISASVLTETGSEMVEANKKGIQIVTSPYTIHFKKTPHFFKPGMPFDVSVYVTNPDQTPAKNVEVEVNPGGVKGRTRDNGITKVTVNTPGGSSTLEITAKTKDPQLSDEQQAENKMTAQAYKPKGGSNNYLHIGIDAAELQIGDQMKVNLNLGNSPGVKNQDFTYMILSKGQIVKVNRFKLTGQSLVALSLPVTKEMVPSFRFVAYYHVGSSEVVSDSVWIDMKDTCMGTLKVEVKDPTQYGPGDQISLKITGDPGAKVGLVAVDKGVYVLNNKNRLTQTKIWDIIEKHDTGCTAGGGRDNMGVFIDAGLMFESSSAGGTNIRTYNKCPVPSKRKRRAQSLLQVTTTLAGQYSGEQKVCCVDGFQENELGYSCERRASFIQDGKECINAFLHCCKELKRQANGFGEKEFLLARSEEDDFDEELGDVMVRTQFPESWLWEEIDLPSCPQNRMCTETSTLRTGIFLKDSITTWQITAISLSKTLGICVADPYEITVRKDFFIDLKMPYSVVRNEQLEIKAVLHNYSNQKLKTNIRFKTSEGVCSSASKKQKGRVTVSVGSMSSIAVPLIIIPMELREQWISVEAYSSNRNDAIRKNLKVVPEGVRTEVREKIVQINPSEHPGGTQVVAMRSDIPRRKVPNTPANTVITVIGEEITQTVEQAISGQFMGQLIVQPSGCGEQNMIYMTLPLIATHYLDNTKQWEGVGMERRNEAVNHIRTGYQRELTFRKADGSYGAWLHVPSSTWLTAYVAKVFAMASDLIVIEENVICSALNWLATKKQLADGTFKEDAPAYHSEMVGNVRGKDADASLTAFILIAMQEGSKICAGSNLQNSMKRATDYLLLRVHSLTSTYAVAMTSYALAHAGKLNKDILKSFSTQSKDGVLWQVPGQHYHSLEATGYAVLALVMAKDFETAGLAVRWLGRQQSRYGGYGTTQATIMVFQAVAEYRVQVKKTDIKLDLELAVQERKEKTRFGIRLGNIGLARSDKFDITKSFNVTAQGTGVAMLSVFSVYYALPEEKNYDCKVFDLSVQMKKESAVSYDGASESYQITLEYIFKDPLRSSTMSILDISLLTGFKVDERDLSKLSSGKDKYIQSFELNKELSERGSLIIYIDKVSNIEKERVVFRMHKLNEVGMLQPAGVTVYEYNAPDKRCVKFYHPYKKDGSLNRLCHEELCQCAEENCSLQKSERIDEDKREDKACEREVEYVYKTSVLEMGFSLYADIYNMTVEQVLKEGSDPGVEGNVRSFLAHPSCRDFLKFEKGKTYLIMGQTKTLPRIGGKLRYQLGEDTWIEYWPTNNEGQTPKHREKYIGITSLANKLSQFGCST